One window of the Trifolium pratense cultivar HEN17-A07 linkage group LG2, ARS_RC_1.1, whole genome shotgun sequence genome contains the following:
- the LOC123910912 gene encoding phosphoglycerate kinase-like isoform X2 — protein MNILHEPVFLNISCFYDFPKLLKHKTCSYVPKLAKFHKSNGALLAMQGNVELAGPVVNSFNHKIYINNGEELNGIPHIQTLREFPREELFGKVVMVRFESNILLKQEYNEKNQSDFNALFTIKYLHEAGANVILVGDWKTNTSELHTATVAGILQRQVVPLQGISCNKLSEINGFKKENIYLLENLNNIKDEVANCLKFARVLSSGVDIFVNDSFSNSHKVLASTVGVTRFCYARIAGFHFEEKLRFVKNLAEANKKPYVAIIGGGNLAMKAASFRFLASRCQCFIFVGMMSFQIMNALGVPVPIDLVDRKAFSEAIDIVRRARDNNVQILYPKDFWCRNKNDPKQLHVFPSHGLLDGWVPIDLGPVSLDEIGTMLTNCKKIIWIGPVKFANRSEHTNGASKLAKILVQLSQGNCETTIVGTTACNLVRQETSSLSSINMVQNASVVWEFLKGRKLPGVMAVDRAYPFEINWNNIYSVPTQSLVVDIGSGNGLFLLEMAKRRKDLNFLGLEMNEKLVLRCLDSIQEFGIKNGHFIATNATSTFRSIVSSYQGELVLVSIQCPNPDFNKPEHRWRMLQRSLIEAVVDLLASGGKVFLQSDVKEVAQKMKEQFMRYGKGKLVLEHGQSDWLDENPLGVRSDWEKHVLERRAPMYRMMFSKSSEKSEVLISNEVIQKVASS, from the exons ATGAATATTCTCCACGAACCAGTCTTCTTAAACATTTCATGTTTCTATGACTTCCCCAAGTTACTTAAACATAAAACATGTTCTTATGTTCCAAAACTTGCCAAATTTCATAAATCTAATGGCGCCCTTTTGGCTATGCaag GCAATGTAGAGTTAGCAGGTCCTGTTGTCAACTCATTCAACCATAAG ATTTACATTAATAATGGAGAAGAGTTGAATGGTATTCCTCATATACAAACTCTTAGAGAATTTCCTAGGGAGGAGCTTTTTGGAAAAGTCGTCATGGTTAGATTTGAGTCTAACATATTGCTCAAGCAAGAGTATAACGAGAAAAATCAATCAGATTTTAATGCACTGTTTACAATTAAATATTTACATGAAGCCGGAGCAAATGTCATCCTTGTCGGTGATTGGAAAACAAATACTTCAGAACTTCACACAGCAACGGTTGCAG GAATTCTTCAAAGACAAGTTGTTCCACTGCAAGGCATTTCTTGTAACAAACTATCGGAGATTAATGGCTTCAAGAAAGAGAATATCTATCTTCTTGAGAATCTTAATAATATCAAAGACGAAGTTGCTAATTGTTTGAAGTTTGCTAGAGTATTATCGTCAGGAGTTGATATCTTTGTAAACGACTCCTTCTCTAACTCTCATAAAGTTCTAGCATCAACGGTTGGCGTTACTCGTTTCTGCTATGCTCGTATTGCTGGTTTTCACTTCGAGGAGAAGCTTCGTTTCGTGAAGAATTTAGCAGAAGCCAACAAGAAGCCATATGTAGCAATT ATTGGAGGTGGTAATCTTGCCATGAAAGCAGCTTCATTTCGGTTTTTAGCCTCCAGATgtcaatgttttatttttgttggaatGATGTCATTTCAAATAATGAATGCATTAGGAGTACCGGTTCCTATTGATTTGGTGGACCGTAAGGCATTCAGTGAAGCTATAGATATAGTGAGACGTGCTCGCGATAACAACGTGCAGATATTGTATCCAAAGGATTTCTGGTGTAGGAATAAAAATGATCCAAAGCAATTGCATGTATTTCCTTCTCATGGACTTTTGGATG GTTGGGTGCCTATTGACCTTGGACCTGTGTCATTGGATGAAATAGGTACCATGCTTACAAATTGTAAG AAAATAATTTGGATCGGTCCAGTGAAATTTGCTAATCGAAGTGAACACACAAATGGAGCATCTAAATTGGCGAAAATTCTTGTTCAACTAAGCCAAGGAAACTGTGAAACAACTATTGTTGGGACTACTGCATGCAATCTTGTGAGACAGGAAACAAGTTCGCTGTCTTCTATAAATATGGTTCAGAATGCTTCAGTAGTATGGGAATTTCTCAAAGGAAGAAAGCTCCCAGGTGTTATGGCTGTTGATAGA GCATACCCTTTTGAAATCAACTGGAACAACATTTATTCTGTTCCAACTCAATCTCTTGTGGTTGATATCGGAAGCG GCAATGGGCTTTTTCTTCTCGAAATGGCTAAACGAAGGAAAGATTTGAACTTTCTTGGTTTGGAGATGAATGAAAAG CTTGTTTTGCGGTGTCTGGATTCTATTCAAGAGTTTGGCATAAAGAATGG GCACTTCATTGCTACTAATGCAACATCAACATTTCGTTCGATCGTTTCTTCGTACCAAGGAGAGTTAGTTCTTGTATCAATACAG TGTCCAAACCCTGATTTCAATAAACCTGAACATAGATGGAGAATGCTGCAGAGATCTTTAATTGAAGCAGTGGTAGATCTTCTAGCATCTGGTGGAAAG GTCTTTTTGCAATCCGATGTAAAGGAGGTAGCACAAAAAATGAAAGAACAATTTATGAGATATGGCAAGGGTAAGCTTGTTTTGGAGCATGGCCAAAGTGATTGGCTTGATGAAAACCCATTAGGAGTTAGGTCAGATTGGGAAAAACATGTTTTAGAGCGTAGGGCACCTATGTATCGAATGATGTTTTCTAAATCATCTGAGAAAAGTGAAGTTTTAATTTCAAATGAGGTAATTCAGAAAGTTGCTTCAAGCTGA
- the LOC123910912 gene encoding phosphoglycerate kinase-like isoform X1 has product MNILHEPVFLNISCFYDFPKLLKHKTCSYVPKLAKFHKSNGALLAMQGNVELAGPVVNSFNHKIYINNGEELNGIPHIQTLREFPREELFGKVVMVRFESNILLKQEYNEKNQSDFNALFTIKYLHEAGANVILVGDWKTNTSELHTATVADFLSGILQRQVVPLQGISCNKLSEINGFKKENIYLLENLNNIKDEVANCLKFARVLSSGVDIFVNDSFSNSHKVLASTVGVTRFCYARIAGFHFEEKLRFVKNLAEANKKPYVAIIGGGNLAMKAASFRFLASRCQCFIFVGMMSFQIMNALGVPVPIDLVDRKAFSEAIDIVRRARDNNVQILYPKDFWCRNKNDPKQLHVFPSHGLLDGWVPIDLGPVSLDEIGTMLTNCKKIIWIGPVKFANRSEHTNGASKLAKILVQLSQGNCETTIVGTTACNLVRQETSSLSSINMVQNASVVWEFLKGRKLPGVMAVDRAYPFEINWNNIYSVPTQSLVVDIGSGNGLFLLEMAKRRKDLNFLGLEMNEKLVLRCLDSIQEFGIKNGHFIATNATSTFRSIVSSYQGELVLVSIQCPNPDFNKPEHRWRMLQRSLIEAVVDLLASGGKVFLQSDVKEVAQKMKEQFMRYGKGKLVLEHGQSDWLDENPLGVRSDWEKHVLERRAPMYRMMFSKSSEKSEVLISNEVIQKVASS; this is encoded by the exons ATGAATATTCTCCACGAACCAGTCTTCTTAAACATTTCATGTTTCTATGACTTCCCCAAGTTACTTAAACATAAAACATGTTCTTATGTTCCAAAACTTGCCAAATTTCATAAATCTAATGGCGCCCTTTTGGCTATGCaag GCAATGTAGAGTTAGCAGGTCCTGTTGTCAACTCATTCAACCATAAG ATTTACATTAATAATGGAGAAGAGTTGAATGGTATTCCTCATATACAAACTCTTAGAGAATTTCCTAGGGAGGAGCTTTTTGGAAAAGTCGTCATGGTTAGATTTGAGTCTAACATATTGCTCAAGCAAGAGTATAACGAGAAAAATCAATCAGATTTTAATGCACTGTTTACAATTAAATATTTACATGAAGCCGGAGCAAATGTCATCCTTGTCGGTGATTGGAAAACAAATACTTCAGAACTTCACACAGCAACGGTTGCAG ATTTCTTATCAGGAATTCTTCAAAGACAAGTTGTTCCACTGCAAGGCATTTCTTGTAACAAACTATCGGAGATTAATGGCTTCAAGAAAGAGAATATCTATCTTCTTGAGAATCTTAATAATATCAAAGACGAAGTTGCTAATTGTTTGAAGTTTGCTAGAGTATTATCGTCAGGAGTTGATATCTTTGTAAACGACTCCTTCTCTAACTCTCATAAAGTTCTAGCATCAACGGTTGGCGTTACTCGTTTCTGCTATGCTCGTATTGCTGGTTTTCACTTCGAGGAGAAGCTTCGTTTCGTGAAGAATTTAGCAGAAGCCAACAAGAAGCCATATGTAGCAATT ATTGGAGGTGGTAATCTTGCCATGAAAGCAGCTTCATTTCGGTTTTTAGCCTCCAGATgtcaatgttttatttttgttggaatGATGTCATTTCAAATAATGAATGCATTAGGAGTACCGGTTCCTATTGATTTGGTGGACCGTAAGGCATTCAGTGAAGCTATAGATATAGTGAGACGTGCTCGCGATAACAACGTGCAGATATTGTATCCAAAGGATTTCTGGTGTAGGAATAAAAATGATCCAAAGCAATTGCATGTATTTCCTTCTCATGGACTTTTGGATG GTTGGGTGCCTATTGACCTTGGACCTGTGTCATTGGATGAAATAGGTACCATGCTTACAAATTGTAAG AAAATAATTTGGATCGGTCCAGTGAAATTTGCTAATCGAAGTGAACACACAAATGGAGCATCTAAATTGGCGAAAATTCTTGTTCAACTAAGCCAAGGAAACTGTGAAACAACTATTGTTGGGACTACTGCATGCAATCTTGTGAGACAGGAAACAAGTTCGCTGTCTTCTATAAATATGGTTCAGAATGCTTCAGTAGTATGGGAATTTCTCAAAGGAAGAAAGCTCCCAGGTGTTATGGCTGTTGATAGA GCATACCCTTTTGAAATCAACTGGAACAACATTTATTCTGTTCCAACTCAATCTCTTGTGGTTGATATCGGAAGCG GCAATGGGCTTTTTCTTCTCGAAATGGCTAAACGAAGGAAAGATTTGAACTTTCTTGGTTTGGAGATGAATGAAAAG CTTGTTTTGCGGTGTCTGGATTCTATTCAAGAGTTTGGCATAAAGAATGG GCACTTCATTGCTACTAATGCAACATCAACATTTCGTTCGATCGTTTCTTCGTACCAAGGAGAGTTAGTTCTTGTATCAATACAG TGTCCAAACCCTGATTTCAATAAACCTGAACATAGATGGAGAATGCTGCAGAGATCTTTAATTGAAGCAGTGGTAGATCTTCTAGCATCTGGTGGAAAG GTCTTTTTGCAATCCGATGTAAAGGAGGTAGCACAAAAAATGAAAGAACAATTTATGAGATATGGCAAGGGTAAGCTTGTTTTGGAGCATGGCCAAAGTGATTGGCTTGATGAAAACCCATTAGGAGTTAGGTCAGATTGGGAAAAACATGTTTTAGAGCGTAGGGCACCTATGTATCGAATGATGTTTTCTAAATCATCTGAGAAAAGTGAAGTTTTAATTTCAAATGAGGTAATTCAGAAAGTTGCTTCAAGCTGA
- the LOC123910912 gene encoding phosphoglycerate kinase-like isoform X3, with translation MVRFESNILLKQEYNEKNQSDFNALFTIKYLHEAGANVILVGDWKTNTSELHTATVADFLSGILQRQVVPLQGISCNKLSEINGFKKENIYLLENLNNIKDEVANCLKFARVLSSGVDIFVNDSFSNSHKVLASTVGVTRFCYARIAGFHFEEKLRFVKNLAEANKKPYVAIIGGGNLAMKAASFRFLASRCQCFIFVGMMSFQIMNALGVPVPIDLVDRKAFSEAIDIVRRARDNNVQILYPKDFWCRNKNDPKQLHVFPSHGLLDGWVPIDLGPVSLDEIGTMLTNCKKIIWIGPVKFANRSEHTNGASKLAKILVQLSQGNCETTIVGTTACNLVRQETSSLSSINMVQNASVVWEFLKGRKLPGVMAVDRAYPFEINWNNIYSVPTQSLVVDIGSGNGLFLLEMAKRRKDLNFLGLEMNEKLVLRCLDSIQEFGIKNGHFIATNATSTFRSIVSSYQGELVLVSIQCPNPDFNKPEHRWRMLQRSLIEAVVDLLASGGKVFLQSDVKEVAQKMKEQFMRYGKGKLVLEHGQSDWLDENPLGVRSDWEKHVLERRAPMYRMMFSKSSEKSEVLISNEVIQKVASS, from the exons ATGGTTAGATTTGAGTCTAACATATTGCTCAAGCAAGAGTATAACGAGAAAAATCAATCAGATTTTAATGCACTGTTTACAATTAAATATTTACATGAAGCCGGAGCAAATGTCATCCTTGTCGGTGATTGGAAAACAAATACTTCAGAACTTCACACAGCAACGGTTGCAG ATTTCTTATCAGGAATTCTTCAAAGACAAGTTGTTCCACTGCAAGGCATTTCTTGTAACAAACTATCGGAGATTAATGGCTTCAAGAAAGAGAATATCTATCTTCTTGAGAATCTTAATAATATCAAAGACGAAGTTGCTAATTGTTTGAAGTTTGCTAGAGTATTATCGTCAGGAGTTGATATCTTTGTAAACGACTCCTTCTCTAACTCTCATAAAGTTCTAGCATCAACGGTTGGCGTTACTCGTTTCTGCTATGCTCGTATTGCTGGTTTTCACTTCGAGGAGAAGCTTCGTTTCGTGAAGAATTTAGCAGAAGCCAACAAGAAGCCATATGTAGCAATT ATTGGAGGTGGTAATCTTGCCATGAAAGCAGCTTCATTTCGGTTTTTAGCCTCCAGATgtcaatgttttatttttgttggaatGATGTCATTTCAAATAATGAATGCATTAGGAGTACCGGTTCCTATTGATTTGGTGGACCGTAAGGCATTCAGTGAAGCTATAGATATAGTGAGACGTGCTCGCGATAACAACGTGCAGATATTGTATCCAAAGGATTTCTGGTGTAGGAATAAAAATGATCCAAAGCAATTGCATGTATTTCCTTCTCATGGACTTTTGGATG GTTGGGTGCCTATTGACCTTGGACCTGTGTCATTGGATGAAATAGGTACCATGCTTACAAATTGTAAG AAAATAATTTGGATCGGTCCAGTGAAATTTGCTAATCGAAGTGAACACACAAATGGAGCATCTAAATTGGCGAAAATTCTTGTTCAACTAAGCCAAGGAAACTGTGAAACAACTATTGTTGGGACTACTGCATGCAATCTTGTGAGACAGGAAACAAGTTCGCTGTCTTCTATAAATATGGTTCAGAATGCTTCAGTAGTATGGGAATTTCTCAAAGGAAGAAAGCTCCCAGGTGTTATGGCTGTTGATAGA GCATACCCTTTTGAAATCAACTGGAACAACATTTATTCTGTTCCAACTCAATCTCTTGTGGTTGATATCGGAAGCG GCAATGGGCTTTTTCTTCTCGAAATGGCTAAACGAAGGAAAGATTTGAACTTTCTTGGTTTGGAGATGAATGAAAAG CTTGTTTTGCGGTGTCTGGATTCTATTCAAGAGTTTGGCATAAAGAATGG GCACTTCATTGCTACTAATGCAACATCAACATTTCGTTCGATCGTTTCTTCGTACCAAGGAGAGTTAGTTCTTGTATCAATACAG TGTCCAAACCCTGATTTCAATAAACCTGAACATAGATGGAGAATGCTGCAGAGATCTTTAATTGAAGCAGTGGTAGATCTTCTAGCATCTGGTGGAAAG GTCTTTTTGCAATCCGATGTAAAGGAGGTAGCACAAAAAATGAAAGAACAATTTATGAGATATGGCAAGGGTAAGCTTGTTTTGGAGCATGGCCAAAGTGATTGGCTTGATGAAAACCCATTAGGAGTTAGGTCAGATTGGGAAAAACATGTTTTAGAGCGTAGGGCACCTATGTATCGAATGATGTTTTCTAAATCATCTGAGAAAAGTGAAGTTTTAATTTCAAATGAGGTAATTCAGAAAGTTGCTTCAAGCTGA